A genomic stretch from Desulfotignum balticum DSM 7044 includes:
- a CDS encoding response regulator, whose product MPVITIFSGVFCKKKPVLEKITEKIKYDIVTDNEIISEAAGISGMPENKIKTAFSSKVSVFNKFTHEKERATAWIKLALARMLSKDNLIVEGLSSQLIPKEITHVLRICIIADMKFRTMAAKEAGKSEKEAVSLIHSSDKDRSSWVYDILNTKDPWDPSLYDMVIPTDKMDLEEATALIESHLSSEVIKATEQSKKAAKDFILTSEVEVALAKEGHSVGVNAKDGAVTLSINNHVLMLSRLEDELKAIVEKVPGVSSVETKVGKKYHQADIYRKYDFETPKVLLVDDERKFVQTLSERLMIRDMGSAVAYDGESALDMINDDEPEVMILDLKMPGINGIEVLRKVKETRPEIEVIILTGQGSEEDRKICMDLGAFAYLHKPVKIDFLSETLKKAKEKMEKARELKKGQ is encoded by the coding sequence ATGCCAGTCATAACCATATTCAGCGGTGTTTTCTGCAAGAAAAAACCGGTTCTTGAAAAAATCACAGAAAAAATCAAATATGACATCGTTACGGATAATGAAATCATATCTGAAGCAGCCGGAATTTCAGGCATGCCTGAAAATAAAATTAAAACCGCCTTTTCTTCCAAAGTTTCCGTATTCAATAAGTTCACCCATGAAAAAGAACGGGCCACTGCCTGGATCAAACTGGCGCTGGCAAGGATGCTTTCAAAAGACAATCTGATTGTCGAAGGACTCAGCAGCCAGCTGATCCCGAAAGAGATTACCCATGTACTCCGCATCTGTATTATTGCAGACATGAAATTCAGAACCATGGCTGCAAAGGAAGCGGGGAAGTCTGAAAAAGAAGCGGTCAGTTTGATTCACAGCAGTGACAAGGACAGGAGTTCGTGGGTATATGATATTTTAAATACCAAAGATCCATGGGATCCGTCTCTTTATGATATGGTCATTCCCACAGACAAGATGGATTTGGAAGAGGCTACGGCCCTGATTGAAAGCCATCTTAGCAGCGAGGTCATTAAAGCCACGGAGCAGTCCAAAAAAGCGGCAAAGGATTTTATCCTTACATCCGAGGTGGAAGTGGCGCTTGCCAAAGAAGGCCACAGCGTGGGTGTCAATGCAAAAGACGGGGCGGTTACCCTGAGTATCAATAATCATGTCCTCATGTTGAGCCGGCTTGAGGATGAATTGAAAGCCATTGTGGAAAAAGTACCGGGCGTGTCTTCAGTTGAAACAAAAGTCGGCAAGAAGTATCATCAGGCGGACATCTACCGCAAATATGATTTTGAAACCCCAAAAGTGCTGCTGGTGGATGATGAGCGAAAATTTGTCCAGACCCTTTCCGAACGTCTCATGATAAGAGACATGGGGTCAGCCGTGGCCTATGATGGTGAGTCCGCCCTGGATATGATCAATGATGATGAACCCGAAGTCATGATTCTTGACCTTAAAATGCCCGGAATCAACGGTATCGAAGTTTTAAGGAAAGTCAAAGAAACAAGACCCGAAATAGAGGTGATTATTCTAACCGGCCAAGGGTCTGAAGAGGACAGAAAAATCTGTATGGATCTTGGGGCATTTGCCTATCTTCACAAACCGGTAAAAATTGACTTTTTAAGCGAAACCCTGAAAAAAGCAAAAGAAAAAATGGAAAAGGCCCGGGAATTAAAGAAAGGCCAATAG
- a CDS encoding carboxymuconolactone decarboxylase family protein, whose product MKNLTEKKIQQSIDDRKKTHLTFLENVKTYKPFLELEEKAFRNGALTKKTKELMALSISIATKCEPCMEWHLDQALQHGATDEEIYETIDVAIEMGGGQAGAYARFVLKAMEYFKQKNG is encoded by the coding sequence ATGAAAAACCTGACCGAAAAAAAGATCCAGCAAAGCATTGACGACAGGAAAAAAACACACCTGACATTCCTGGAAAATGTGAAGACGTACAAGCCGTTTTTGGAACTGGAAGAAAAGGCGTTCAGAAATGGGGCGCTCACCAAAAAAACCAAAGAATTGATGGCGTTGTCAATTTCAATTGCCACCAAGTGTGAGCCCTGCATGGAATGGCATCTTGACCAGGCACTGCAGCATGGCGCTACAGATGAAGAAATTTATGAAACCATCGATGTGGCCATCGAAATGGGCGGTGGCCAGGCCGGGGCCTATGCCCGTTTTGTTTTGAAAGCCATGGAATATTTTAAACAGAAAAACGGGTGA
- a CDS encoding putative bifunctional diguanylate cyclase/phosphodiesterase — MRRISLYLIAATLLLSGILSDRSFAQTDSDRQTKIVFAGSADYPPFEWLDAKGRAKGFIIDLQESMGRHGGRTVEHRLENWPDAVSAVKTGKADVIAFFASEERSQHFDFTLPFYHLSHAIFSHAKGRQFRSLDNLKGFRTAVVSGSYAERRLQEEQTGITLVPVDTERACVEVVHTGLADACIEVSLTSRQNATGMDVVQTSHLFWHQPYVFGVRKGNTELLEWMNRELAAMQADGTYFSIYERWKKALEWHPPTMTDHLQTIAWILIPLVLLGLAGLSLSWYLKRQVAKRTRQLRYLAEYDVMTGLHSRQAFADRLEQRLVQKSGHPPVVVFLRLKNLESINSLFGRSGYEKMIKDFAHRLQYLDFLETTHSGIGYFILAARPGTPPARIYDLLKISCKIDGVDVTPEVVMGVSVGKVAMGSSGPKAEEYIRQAITAYSAAIHENLSWRTYSPQLEPDSDDLILLHDLHLHGTRDMHLVYQPKLDLASGRIQEAEALIRWHHPKLGMISPGKFIPMLEKSGLIRQVTRWVIKEAVQELIRCREYNARFRISVNISANDLTDEDLVDFIKEQLEPDIRKGLCFEVTETEIIQNPDHAREVISDLHDAGVRWAIDDFGTGHSCLTYLSRFDIDEVKLDRSFVKNILTSPRDFDIVAGMIHLSHNLGLTVTAEGMEDEATLNALAKMGCDTAQGYVIARPMPAKDIYPLIK; from the coding sequence ATGCGTAGAATCAGTCTTTATTTGATTGCAGCCACGTTGTTGCTTTCCGGAATCCTTTCGGACAGATCTTTTGCACAAACAGATTCTGACCGGCAGACAAAAATCGTTTTTGCCGGATCTGCCGACTATCCGCCTTTTGAATGGCTCGATGCAAAGGGGCGGGCCAAAGGGTTTATCATTGACCTTCAGGAAAGTATGGGACGGCATGGCGGAAGAACGGTCGAACACCGGCTGGAAAACTGGCCGGATGCGGTATCCGCCGTCAAAACCGGCAAAGCGGATGTGATTGCTTTTTTTGCCTCAGAGGAGCGCAGTCAGCACTTTGACTTCACGCTCCCGTTTTATCACCTGTCCCATGCCATTTTCTCCCATGCCAAAGGCAGACAGTTCAGAAGCCTGGATAACCTGAAAGGCTTTCGGACGGCGGTTGTGTCAGGCAGTTATGCAGAACGCCGGCTGCAGGAAGAACAGACCGGCATCACTCTGGTTCCGGTGGATACCGAGCGGGCCTGTGTCGAGGTGGTTCATACCGGCCTTGCCGATGCCTGCATAGAAGTCTCTCTGACCTCCCGACAGAATGCAACAGGCATGGATGTTGTTCAGACAAGCCATCTATTCTGGCACCAGCCCTATGTTTTCGGAGTTCGCAAAGGCAATACCGAACTGCTGGAGTGGATGAACCGGGAGCTGGCCGCCATGCAGGCGGACGGCACTTATTTTTCGATCTACGAGAGGTGGAAAAAAGCCCTGGAGTGGCATCCGCCGACAATGACCGATCACCTGCAAACAATCGCCTGGATCTTGATCCCTTTGGTTCTTTTAGGCCTGGCCGGACTGTCCCTGTCCTGGTATCTGAAACGCCAGGTAGCAAAACGCACCCGCCAACTGCGCTACCTGGCGGAATATGATGTAATGACAGGCCTTCACAGCCGCCAGGCATTTGCCGACCGCCTTGAACAGCGCCTGGTCCAGAAATCCGGACACCCCCCTGTGGTCGTGTTTCTTCGCCTGAAAAACCTGGAATCCATCAACAGTCTGTTCGGCCGTTCCGGCTATGAAAAGATGATCAAAGATTTTGCACACCGTCTGCAATATCTTGATTTTTTAGAGACAACCCATTCAGGCATCGGTTATTTTATCCTGGCAGCCCGGCCCGGCACCCCGCCTGCCCGGATTTACGACCTTCTCAAGATATCCTGCAAAATCGACGGGGTGGATGTCACTCCCGAGGTGGTGATGGGGGTGAGTGTCGGAAAGGTGGCCATGGGGTCCTCCGGTCCCAAAGCCGAGGAATACATCCGTCAGGCCATCACCGCCTATTCTGCGGCGATCCATGAAAATCTGTCATGGCGAACTTATTCACCGCAGCTGGAACCTGATTCCGATGACCTGATTCTGTTACATGACCTTCATCTTCACGGCACCCGGGACATGCATCTGGTGTATCAGCCAAAACTTGACCTGGCCAGCGGACGTATTCAGGAAGCAGAAGCACTGATCCGCTGGCATCACCCGAAACTGGGCATGATCTCTCCGGGGAAATTCATCCCGATGCTGGAGAAAAGCGGCCTGATTCGTCAGGTGACCCGATGGGTCATCAAAGAAGCGGTACAGGAACTGATCCGCTGCCGTGAATATAACGCCCGGTTCAGAATCAGTGTGAACATTTCTGCAAATGATCTGACCGATGAAGATCTGGTGGATTTCATCAAAGAACAGCTGGAACCGGACATCCGGAAAGGACTCTGCTTTGAGGTAACCGAAACAGAGATCATCCAAAATCCCGACCACGCCCGGGAGGTCATTTCAGACCTGCATGATGCGGGGGTCCGCTGGGCTATCGATGATTTCGGCACGGGTCATTCCTGCCTGACCTATCTGAGCCGGTTTGATATTGACGAGGTGAAACTTGACAGAAGTTTTGTCAAAAACATTTTAACCAGCCCCCGTGACTTTGATATTGTCGCCGGCATGATCCATCTGTCCCACAATCTGGGGCTCACGGTCACGGCGGAAGGCATGGAAGACGAGGCCACACTGAACGCTTTGGCAAAAATGGGCTGTGACACAGCCCAGGGGTATGTGATCGCCAGGCCGATGCCTGCAAAAGACATCTATCCTCTCATAAAGTAG
- a CDS encoding retropepsin-like aspartic protease — protein sequence MKSDTKILIAIFSPTLIFVIILFSSYNFFGAQIITPHFWTNLFVQKKPSKQVVKGTVRVESKSLIPEKQMYPVGKKKTDLHGSDLIYSWIDDKGVKHFSNVQPSGITAAIETQKALKYQESKNFPERFQTKVVIRGNAVLVPVKIGYRGREKQTWLIFDTGATSTFIHDDLAKNMDIVPQKYSRAQIADGSIIPSKDAQLDYIIVGPYKISNFEIKIINHAGGSNLTKGLLGMNFLKYVDYNIDFKNQVITWYKKS from the coding sequence ATGAAATCTGATACCAAAATATTAATAGCGATTTTTTCTCCAACGCTCATATTTGTTATCATACTGTTTTCATCGTATAATTTTTTTGGTGCACAAATTATTACTCCCCATTTTTGGACCAATTTGTTTGTCCAAAAAAAGCCTTCAAAGCAGGTCGTTAAAGGGACTGTTAGAGTTGAAAGCAAATCTTTAATTCCAGAAAAACAAATGTATCCGGTGGGCAAAAAGAAAACGGATCTTCATGGTTCTGATTTGATCTATTCCTGGATTGATGACAAGGGTGTAAAACACTTTTCAAATGTCCAGCCCAGTGGGATAACGGCTGCAATAGAAACTCAAAAAGCCCTAAAATATCAAGAATCAAAAAATTTTCCTGAAAGATTTCAAACTAAGGTTGTTATTCGGGGGAATGCAGTTTTGGTGCCCGTAAAAATTGGATATCGAGGCAGAGAGAAACAAACCTGGTTGATTTTTGATACCGGCGCAACCAGTACATTTATTCATGATGATCTTGCAAAAAATATGGATATTGTTCCACAAAAATATTCAAGAGCACAAATTGCTGATGGAAGCATAATTCCTTCCAAGGATGCACAATTGGATTATATCATTGTGGGTCCCTACAAAATTTCAAATTTTGAAATTAAAATCATAAACCATGCCGGTGGTTCAAATTTAACAAAAGGGCTTCTTGGAATGAATTTCTTGAAATATGTTGATTACAATATCGATTTCAAAAATCAAGTGATAACCTGGTATAAAAAATCATAG
- a CDS encoding carboxymuconolactone decarboxylase family protein, with product MNDLTEKKIQQSIEDRKKTHLTFLENVKTYRPFLEVEEKAFRNGALTKKTKELMALSISIVTKCEPCMEWHLDQALQQGAADEEIYETIDVAIEMGGGQAGAYARFVLKAMEYFKQKKG from the coding sequence ATGAACGACCTGACTGAAAAAAAGATCCAGCAAAGCATTGAAGACCGGAAAAAAACACACCTGACATTCCTGGAAAATGTGAAGACGTACCGGCCGTTTCTGGAAGTGGAGGAAAAAGCGTTCAGAAACGGGGCGCTCACCAAGAAAACCAAAGAATTGATGGCGCTTTCCATTTCAATTGTCACAAAGTGTGAGCCCTGCATGGAATGGCATCTTGACCAGGCCCTTCAGCAGGGTGCCGCTGATGAAGAAATTTATGAAACCATCGATGTGGCCATCGAAATGGGCGGGGGCCAGGCCGGGGCCTATGCCCGGTTTGTTTTGAAAGCCATGGAATATTTTAAACAAAAAAAAGGGTGA
- a CDS encoding KH domain-containing protein — translation MKELIKYIAQSLVDDPDQVDVQEIKAQQTLVLELRVAKEDLGKVIGKKGRTAQAMRTILSCASAKEQKRVILEIVE, via the coding sequence ATGAAAGAGTTAATCAAGTACATTGCACAGTCTTTGGTCGATGATCCGGATCAGGTGGATGTCCAGGAAATAAAGGCGCAGCAGACCCTTGTTCTGGAGCTTCGGGTGGCAAAGGAGGATCTGGGGAAAGTCATCGGTAAAAAAGGCAGAACCGCCCAGGCAATGCGTACTATTCTTTCGTGCGCATCAGCCAAAGAGCAGAAACGGGTTATCCTGGAAATCGTGGAATAG
- a CDS encoding addiction module antidote protein yields MKTNTSPYNPFDYLEMEEEINEYLNDAFMDDDPQVFLVALGHLARKQGMQEVARRTGLNRESLYKSLSGSGNPHFFTVKKVIKALGCKLEVA; encoded by the coding sequence ATGAAAACAAACACCAGCCCATACAACCCTTTTGATTATCTGGAAATGGAAGAGGAAATCAACGAATACCTGAACGACGCGTTCATGGACGACGATCCCCAGGTGTTTCTGGTCGCCCTGGGCCATCTGGCCAGAAAACAGGGCATGCAGGAGGTGGCCAGAAGAACCGGGCTGAACCGGGAAAGCCTTTACAAATCGCTCTCCGGCAGCGGCAACCCGCATTTTTTCACCGTGAAAAAAGTGATCAAAGCCCTGGGCTGCAAGCTGGAGGTGGCGTGA
- a CDS encoding M20/M25/M40 family metallo-hydrolase — protein sequence MINSQRLSRRFIQLAQIDSESRHEAQVASAIENMLTPMGATVCYDRAGEKTGGDCSNLVAKFPGNRNVPPLFLSGHMDTVVPGKGVRVVFENGVFTSDGTTILGSDDKSAIAIILEVMAVIRENNLPCPPVELIFTVCEEIGLLGAKYFDLSLIDSKFGYILDSTDTEGIVTRAPAANKLFIEVTGRAAHAGAAPEKGVSAIFAAAKAISGLELGRIDSETTCNLGIITGGMATNIIPEKVEIRGEARSHDPEKLDRITKKMVSAFEDTARNLQHGDTVPRVTVTVEHDFPNTRIPEDHEVVVLARKAAANLGRTLESKTIGGGADANVFFGKGLSAGVLGTGMTDVHTVNESIALKDMEDTARLVLEILQVHAAEEQK from the coding sequence ATGATAAATTCACAAAGATTGTCCCGACGCTTTATTCAGCTGGCCCAGATCGATTCCGAATCTAGGCATGAAGCACAGGTGGCATCAGCAATAGAAAACATGCTGACCCCCATGGGTGCCACTGTGTGTTATGACCGTGCCGGGGAAAAAACCGGCGGCGACTGCTCCAACCTTGTGGCTAAATTCCCCGGCAACCGGAACGTTCCCCCCCTGTTTTTGTCCGGGCACATGGATACGGTGGTGCCGGGCAAAGGGGTTCGGGTGGTATTTGAAAACGGTGTGTTCACCAGTGACGGCACCACCATTCTGGGATCAGATGACAAATCCGCCATTGCCATTATCCTGGAGGTGATGGCGGTGATCCGGGAGAACAACCTGCCTTGTCCGCCGGTGGAACTGATCTTTACGGTATGTGAAGAGATCGGACTGCTGGGGGCCAAATATTTTGATTTATCCCTGATCGATTCCAAATTCGGCTATATTCTGGATTCCACAGATACCGAAGGGATTGTGACCCGGGCTCCGGCCGCCAATAAACTCTTCATCGAGGTCACAGGGCGGGCCGCCCATGCCGGGGCTGCGCCGGAAAAAGGCGTCAGCGCCATTTTTGCAGCGGCCAAAGCCATATCCGGGCTGGAACTGGGGCGTATCGACAGTGAAACCACCTGCAACCTGGGGATCATTACAGGGGGAATGGCCACCAATATTATTCCGGAAAAAGTGGAAATCAGGGGCGAAGCCCGGTCCCATGATCCGGAAAAACTGGACCGTATCACCAAAAAAATGGTTTCCGCGTTTGAAGACACGGCCAGAAACCTGCAACACGGGGACACGGTTCCCCGGGTAACAGTGACGGTGGAGCATGATTTCCCCAACACCCGTATTCCCGAAGATCATGAAGTGGTCGTGCTGGCCCGGAAAGCTGCGGCCAACCTGGGCAGAACCCTGGAGAGCAAAACCATCGGCGGCGGGGCGGATGCCAATGTTTTTTTTGGTAAAGGTCTTTCCGCAGGGGTTCTGGGTACGGGCATGACTGATGTGCATACGGTCAATGAATCCATTGCATTAAAAGATATGGAAGACACCGCCCGCCTGGTGCTGGAGATTCTTCAGGTGCATGCGGCAGAGGAACAAAAATAA
- a CDS encoding helix-turn-helix domain-containing protein, producing the protein MKGKNLYQALSEEFENDIEYKIEYKILEITEQICSVMKERQITRAELSRKLGTSKTAVTKMLDGSTNFTLRRLIKIADALEKEFDIHLTRDPGEGLI; encoded by the coding sequence ATGAAGGGAAAAAACTTGTACCAGGCCCTTTCTGAAGAATTTGAAAATGACATTGAATATAAAATTGAATATAAGATACTGGAAATCACCGAGCAAATATGTTCGGTCATGAAAGAAAGACAAATCACCCGGGCTGAACTGTCCAGAAAGCTTGGGACATCCAAAACAGCGGTGACAAAAATGCTGGACGGCAGCACAAATTTTACCCTCAGACGGTTGATCAAAATCGCAGACGCTTTGGAAAAAGAGTTTGATATACATCTGACCCGGGATCCCGGGGAGGGGCTGATCTAA
- a CDS encoding sigma-54-dependent transcriptional regulator — MANRIIKILLVDDEERLLDSMARRLALLGFETIKASSGTRAIEVASKTRIDLAIVDLKMPDMDGLTTITRLKQITPDLKTVLLTGYGSEETRQKTKISGSEYFEKDSMSDLWDLIKGFSAKSTKQLPSKELIDPAGRRSGDLPKIIGETPGMQRLRKDIERLSEMDCTIMIRGEQGTGKELAARVIHRSSHRKDQRFLAFNCGCFSDDFNFTELLGSLEGSGWYPGSVGEKSKNLRYIGTIFLDHFETMPEQTQQDMLTLLEDTLSTQSQDSAESLRDIRFIIATHQDLKQRVENNKFNKNLYQRLNAISINIPPLRERRDDIFPLCRYFLAQLNKEFKKNVESFSEEVLSIFMAYPFPGNVRELRHIIERAVILTDTASIEMVHLPDRFKKKNQTVPAKIEGPFETLSELEKKHILKAVELTRGNRSKAAEILGISRAALWRKLKIFTAEN, encoded by the coding sequence ATGGCAAACAGAATTATAAAAATTCTACTGGTCGATGATGAGGAACGACTGCTGGATTCGATGGCCCGGCGGCTTGCACTGCTGGGTTTTGAAACCATCAAAGCATCATCCGGCACCCGTGCCATTGAAGTTGCGTCAAAAACCCGAATCGACTTGGCCATTGTGGATTTAAAAATGCCGGACATGGATGGCCTGACCACCATCACCCGCCTCAAGCAGATCACTCCTGACCTGAAGACGGTTCTTCTGACCGGCTATGGAAGTGAGGAAACCCGACAAAAAACCAAAATTTCGGGCTCAGAGTATTTTGAAAAAGATTCTATGAGTGATTTGTGGGATTTGATCAAAGGATTCAGCGCCAAGAGCACAAAACAGTTACCTTCAAAAGAGTTGATTGATCCCGCCGGCAGGAGATCCGGGGATCTGCCGAAAATAATCGGGGAGACCCCCGGCATGCAGCGGCTGCGCAAAGATATTGAGCGCCTGTCGGAAATGGACTGTACCATCATGATTCGGGGGGAGCAGGGAACCGGAAAAGAACTGGCTGCAAGGGTGATCCACAGATCAAGCCACCGTAAAGACCAGCGATTTCTGGCTTTTAACTGTGGCTGTTTCAGTGATGATTTTAATTTCACAGAACTTTTGGGCTCTCTTGAGGGATCGGGCTGGTATCCTGGTTCAGTCGGTGAAAAATCAAAAAATTTGCGATACATTGGAACCATCTTCCTGGATCATTTCGAAACCATGCCGGAACAGACCCAGCAGGATATGCTCACATTGCTGGAAGATACCCTGTCGACGCAATCTCAGGATTCAGCAGAATCATTGAGGGATATCCGGTTTATTATTGCAACCCACCAGGACCTTAAACAACGGGTCGAAAATAATAAATTCAACAAAAACCTTTATCAGAGACTGAATGCCATATCAATAAACATCCCACCGCTTCGGGAGCGCCGGGATGATATCTTTCCATTATGCCGCTACTTTTTAGCCCAGCTGAATAAAGAATTTAAAAAAAATGTTGAATCATTTTCAGAAGAGGTGCTTTCCATTTTCATGGCCTACCCTTTTCCCGGCAATGTCCGGGAACTCAGACATATTATCGAGCGCGCAGTCATTTTAACGGACACCGCCTCGATAGAAATGGTCCATCTTCCCGATCGGTTTAAGAAAAAAAACCAGACAGTCCCCGCAAAGATTGAAGGTCCATTTGAAACCCTCAGCGAACTGGAAAAAAAACATATCCTCAAGGCGGTTGAGCTGACCCGGGGCAACCGGTCAAAGGCGGCTGAAATTTTAGGCATCAGCCGCGCGGCATTATGGCGAAAACTTAAAATTTTCACGGCAGAAAACTAA
- a CDS encoding SulP family inorganic anion transporter, with amino-acid sequence MLKLFFPFIEWFKDYNSETLRTDFLSGLTVALVLIPQSMAYAQLAGLPAYYGLYASFLPPMIAALFGSSRQLATGPVAVVSLMTAASLSPLASTGSEGYIAYAIMLALMVGAFQFLLGILRLGLVVNFLSHPVVNGFTNAAAIIIASSQLSKLFGVNIDKAAHHYETIMRVITAAIHYTHWPTFFMGALAFAIMYILKRIAPKIPNVLVAVVVTTLISWGTGFEKNTVVDISSIKSEGVGETIQTFNETVTAITPLSEKRTEAGKILDTLHDPIERINVQHEINVYSLQIELLEKNAQKYREKIRNFLFNKVNGTQGSMNFYLKTDPENGLDTDGRTWRIKVKNNPISLDNINMSGGGAVVGNIPKGLPSFGIPQINLKIITQMFPYAVIISLLGFMEAISIAKAMAAKTGQRLDPNQELIGQGLANILGSFGRSYPVSGSFSRSAVNLQAGAISGFSSVFTSCIVVIALLFFTPLLYHLPQAVLAAVIMMAVIGLINVSGFIHAWRAQWYDGAISIITFIFTLAFAPHLDKGIMIGVLLSLGVFLYKSMRPGVSSLSRHTDEDFRDSMINELMECEYVDLIRFEGTLFFANASYLEDKINERILAKKNLRHIIIACNGINDMDASGEEALSLVIDRVRSAGIDISFSGINESVMTVLERTHLLEKIGPRHIYPTMEKAICSVHETAHKGGAEAQCPLTTVCHIAQTMK; translated from the coding sequence ATGCTGAAACTGTTTTTCCCTTTTATTGAATGGTTCAAAGATTATAATTCTGAAACACTCAGAACTGATTTTTTATCCGGGCTGACCGTTGCATTGGTTCTTATTCCCCAGTCAATGGCCTACGCCCAGCTGGCAGGTCTCCCTGCCTATTACGGCCTTTATGCTTCGTTTCTGCCACCCATGATCGCGGCGTTGTTCGGATCAAGCCGACAACTGGCCACTGGACCGGTGGCGGTTGTTTCCTTGATGACTGCCGCCTCTCTTTCTCCTCTGGCTTCAACAGGCAGCGAGGGATATATCGCTTATGCCATTATGCTGGCACTTATGGTGGGCGCTTTTCAGTTTCTCCTGGGCATTCTGAGACTCGGCCTGGTTGTTAATTTTCTTTCCCATCCGGTGGTAAACGGGTTTACCAATGCCGCCGCCATTATTATTGCATCGTCCCAGTTATCAAAACTGTTCGGCGTGAATATTGATAAGGCGGCGCATCACTATGAAACCATCATGAGAGTCATAACCGCGGCGATACATTACACGCACTGGCCCACCTTCTTTATGGGCGCCCTTGCCTTTGCAATCATGTATATCCTCAAACGGATTGCACCTAAAATTCCAAATGTACTGGTGGCTGTTGTTGTCACGACCCTCATCTCATGGGGAACAGGGTTTGAAAAAAATACCGTGGTTGATATATCATCCATCAAGTCAGAAGGTGTCGGTGAAACGATCCAGACATTCAACGAAACAGTCACTGCAATAACCCCCCTGTCCGAAAAAAGGACAGAAGCGGGCAAAATACTTGACACCCTCCATGACCCGATTGAACGGATCAATGTCCAGCATGAAATTAATGTCTATTCGCTTCAAATCGAATTGCTGGAAAAAAATGCGCAAAAATACAGGGAAAAAATCAGAAATTTTCTGTTCAACAAAGTGAACGGAACACAAGGGTCAATGAATTTTTATTTAAAAACCGACCCAGAAAATGGATTGGATACCGATGGGAGAACCTGGCGCATCAAAGTCAAAAACAACCCGATCTCGCTTGACAATATTAATATGAGCGGGGGGGGAGCCGTCGTCGGAAATATCCCCAAGGGTCTTCCTTCCTTTGGAATACCCCAAATAAACTTAAAAATTATCACCCAGATGTTTCCCTATGCCGTTATTATTTCACTTCTGGGGTTCATGGAAGCCATATCCATTGCAAAGGCCATGGCCGCCAAAACCGGCCAGCGTCTGGACCCTAATCAGGAACTCATCGGGCAGGGACTGGCCAACATCCTCGGATCTTTCGGGAGAAGCTATCCGGTTTCAGGATCTTTTTCCAGGTCTGCTGTAAATCTTCAGGCGGGGGCTATTTCAGGGTTTTCCAGTGTGTTTACCAGCTGTATTGTGGTAATTGCTTTGTTGTTTTTCACACCACTTCTTTATCATTTGCCACAGGCGGTATTGGCTGCAGTCATCATGATGGCCGTCATCGGGCTTATAAATGTCAGTGGATTTATCCATGCCTGGAGGGCCCAGTGGTATGACGGCGCGATTTCCATTATCACTTTTATCTTTACCCTGGCTTTTGCACCTCACCTTGACAAAGGAATCATGATCGGCGTCCTTCTTTCCCTTGGCGTGTTCCTGTATAAAAGCATGAGACCGGGTGTATCCTCCTTGTCACGACACACGGATGAAGACTTTCGCGATTCAATGATAAATGAACTGATGGAATGTGAATATGTTGATCTGATAAGGTTTGAAGGCACGCTATTTTTTGCCAATGCCAGTTACCTGGAAGATAAAATTAATGAACGTATCCTGGCCAAAAAAAATCTGAGACATATCATAATCGCATGCAACGGCATCAATGACATGGATGCCTCCGGTGAAGAAGCACTCTCCCTGGTCATAGACCGGGTGAGAAGCGCCGGCATCGATATCTCATTCAGCGGAATCAATGAATCCGTGATGACTGTCCTGGAACGAACACATCTGCTTGAAAAAATAGGACCCCGTCACATTTATCCCACCATGGAAAAAGCGATCTGTTCGGTTCATGAAACCGCCCATAAAGGTGGGGCTGAAGCACAGTGTCCCCTTACAACCGTTTGCCATATTGCGCAAACTATGAAATAA